TCGCACGCGCCCGCGGGGCAGCGGCACACGGCGTTCACCGGCGCGATGCTGGAGGCGCTGGGCACGTCCGGCCCCGTGAGCCTCGACGAACTGTTCCGCCACGTCGACCGCCGACTCTCCTCGCACGGACTGCCGCGCCCGCAGCGTCGCGCGGTGAACGCGGCAGGAGATCTGGCGCTGTGCAGGAGTTCGCCGTCGGACGCGCGTGCCGAACTCGCCGGGCGCTCGGAGCCGGAATCTCCAGCAGTGGCGACGGTCAAGCCATCGACGCGGCGGAGCGCCGCGGTGGACGTCGCCCGCCATGAGCACGCTGCCCGGGATGGTGCGGCCACGATCGGTTCGAGGACGCACGATGGGCACAAGAGCTACAAGATCCCCAAGACGTACCGCATCGCGAGGCCGCAGCGCAAAGCGGTTCGAACACCCTGGCAGCGGGTAGGGATCTTCGTGATCCTGGTGCTCGTCCTGATCTTGGCTGCCATCGGTCTGAGGTGGGGCGACATCCCCGCGGAGTGGGATCCCGTCGGGCGAGCGATCCGCTCCGATCCCGATTCCATCGAAACGGGTGTCCAAGGATTCATCCTCCTCCCGTCGGTGTCCGCCGCCATGATGGCTTCGATCGCCTACTTCTTCGTGGGACGAGATGTACTGCTGTCGCGTGCTGGTGCGACTGTTTCCGCGCTGGGGGGAGTCGTCGGGCTCCTAGTTGGTCCGGGTGCTGTCCTGTTCGCGCTCTCCGGAGGAGTGGTCGTGCTAGGTCAGTGGATGTCGCCGCTCATCGCGTTGTGGACTTCCGCGCTGGTGAACTTCGTCTTCATGCTGCTCGTGTTCGGGTGGGATCATGAAAGCGGTCATCACTTCACGTTTCGGCGGTGACCGTCCGGTCCGGATCGAGTGCGGCGTCCGCTGCCGGCGCCGAGGGCCGACCCGCTCCCGCGGTGTGGTCTTTTCCCCAGCGAATGGGGCCTAACGTCGGCGGCACGCCCATGATCGCTGCCCCGCCGCGGAGGACACATCCATGACCGTCGACGAGCTGCCGCTGCTGAAGTCCGAAGGGTCCGTGGTCGGCAGGCTGAGCCCGCTGATGCGGCAGCTGCGCGAACGCGGCCCCGTCGTCAAGGTGCGCACCCGCGCCGGTGATGAGGCGTGGCTGGTGACCCGGCTCGCCGAGCTCAAGCAACTGCTCAAGGACCGCCGCATCGGCCGCTCCCACCCCGACCCGGAGAACCGGCCCCGCTACCTCGACAGCCCGCTGCTGGACACCCTGGTGCGCAGCGACGATCCGGAGGTGGCGCGCGAGATCCACGTGAAGACCCGCGCCGCGCTCACCCCCCACTTCTCCGCGAAGCGGATGGTCGCGCTGCGGGAGCGGGTCGCCGCGCGCGTCGCCGCGCACCTGGACCGGATCACGGCGTCCGCGCCGCCGGTGGACCTGCACGCGGAGCTGTCGCTGCCGCTGTCGTTCGAAGTGCTCTGCGATCTGCTCGGCGTCGCCGAGCACGACCGGTTCATGGCGATGCTGGCCGGGGCCGGACGGCTCGACGAGTCGGAGAAGGTGGCCGTCGGAGCCCAAGAGCTGTTCGCCTACCTGCAGGAACTGGTCGAGGAGAAGCGCCGCGAACCGGACGAGCACCTCATCTCCGCGCTGTGCGAGGCGGAGATCGACGACGGCACGGTGTGCGAACTGATCTCCACGATCAGCTTCTCGTACCTGGTGACGCCGACGAACCTCAGCGCGGGCATCGCCCTGTTCGCCTCGCACCCCGAGCAGCGCGAACGCGTC
This window of the Saccharopolyspora gloriosae genome carries:
- a CDS encoding caspase, EACC1-associated type: MTRFPDPAASRAVLIGFSRYDDVRALPAIPAVRTNLADLRKALVGAATGTMKHCVRVSGSAVTTTEIGSTLGSAAQAATDVLLVYYAGHGLVDDSGQLYLALPATDPARLRWTALSFELLRSEILDSPAKTRILVLDCCFSGRAIETMSEPRNVIAGKVDIAGTYIMTSTTATSVSHAPAGQRHTAFTGAMLEALGTSGPVSLDELFRHVDRRLSSHGLPRPQRRAVNAAGDLALCRSSPSDARAELAGRSEPESPAVATVKPSTRRSAAVDVARHEHAARDGAATIGSRTHDGHKSYKIPKTYRIARPQRKAVRTPWQRVGIFVILVLVLILAAIGLRWGDIPAEWDPVGRAIRSDPDSIETGVQGFILLPSVSAAMMASIAYFFVGRDVLLSRAGATVSALGGVVGLLVGPGAVLFALSGGVVVLGQWMSPLIALWTSALVNFVFMLLVFGWDHESGHHFTFRR
- a CDS encoding cytochrome P450, whose product is MTVDELPLLKSEGSVVGRLSPLMRQLRERGPVVKVRTRAGDEAWLVTRLAELKQLLKDRRIGRSHPDPENRPRYLDSPLLDTLVRSDDPEVAREIHVKTRAALTPHFSAKRMVALRERVAARVAAHLDRITASAPPVDLHAELSLPLSFEVLCDLLGVAEHDRFMAMLAGAGRLDESEKVAVGAQELFAYLQELVEEKRREPDEHLISALCEAEIDDGTVCELISTISFSYLVTPTNLSAGIALFASHPEQRERVVRDPGLLETAVEEVLRLSKVDESFQPRYAGEDIEIGGVVIKAGDLVLCDHYSPSFDDRVFDDPETFDVGRSPNPHLAFSHGLSHCIGAPLARIELQEVYGALLRRLPDLTLAVPIEKVGMPTDSEDDEQMGNGIARLPVTW